From a region of the Zingiber officinale cultivar Zhangliang chromosome 4B, Zo_v1.1, whole genome shotgun sequence genome:
- the LOC121975114 gene encoding probable NADH dehydrogenase [ubiquinone] 1 alpha subcomplex subunit 12, which yields MASLVRGILSTIKEKGVGGFIKHLRDEGYTKCLLDGNLLQTKLHNIGATLVGVDKFGNKYYEDLTVQHGRHRWVEYAKKARYNASQVPPEWHGWLHRVTDRTGDQLLMLKPKRYGVEHRENFSGEGDELIYHSKGHALHPGQRNWTYYQSWEPTKR from the exons ATGGCGTCGTTGGTGAGAGGAATCCTCAGCACGATCAAAGAGAAGGGCGTTGGCGGATTTATCAAGCATCTCCGCGACGAGGGTTACAC GAAGTGTCTTTTGGATGGAAATCTACT GCAAACAAAGCTTCACAATATTGGTGCCACCCTTGTTGGAGTAGataaatttggaaacaaatatTATGAGGATTTGACTGTCCAGCACG GAAGACACAGGTGGGTGGAATATGCTAAAAAAGCACGGTACAATGCATCCCAAGTGCCACCTGAGTGGCATGGCTGGCTGCACCGCGTTACTGACCGCACGGGTGATCAA CTTTTGATGCTGAAGCCTAAAAGATACGGCGTGGAACACAGGGAAAACTTTTCCGGCGAAGGCGACGAGCTTATATACCACTCCAAAGGGCATGCACTCCATCCAGGCCAGAGGAATTGGACCTATTACCAGTCCTGGGAACCCACAAAACGCTAA